Genomic window (Sparus aurata chromosome 19, fSpaAur1.1, whole genome shotgun sequence):
TTTGTACTCTCATTTCCTCCAAGGTTGCCTCATTTTCTCCCATGGGGAAGTTGGGCAGGTAATTCACCTCGGCTCTTCTGGCTCTTTTGATGTTGTAATGAGGATGATCATTGTCAGGGTTGGTTCGGCTCCTCTTGCCTGCATTGATGGAGACCTCTGCACAACCAGATCTGGCCAACTTAGTGCGAAAATTCCCCATCTTGAATTTCAAGGCCACCTTCCATCCATACCATCCATTCTTACTCCCATGTTCTCTGAGGCATGGATGAGCTGCTATTAGAGCTTCAGCAGCCATACCCACTTTCTTGTCATGTGGATATGGCTTGAAGTTGTACATTGCTTCAGCCATGTTTTCCAGGATATTGTGTTTTTGGGCTCTTGTTAATTTCAGTGTCTTCCCAGAACTTTCAAAGGCAGCATTTCCCTGTGCGCATACATGCTCAACTTCATAAGAAAAAGTTGGCACATGGAAACAATCTGGCCAATTTTTCTGACGCTGTCTTAAAGGTACATGTGGGAGTATGTCTGTGTCGGAGCTTCCAGTAGAGGATACATCACTTTCAGATCTCACCACTTTCAGTGTTCCTTTTTCAGGGAGCTCCTGAATATCCATAAGAACACTGAGCTGTCCATCGAAGTCAGGATCCTCATATTGAAGGGTAAAGTCACAGTCCAGCCTTGGCTTAAACTTCTCTTGCATTACATTCTTGAGCTCTTCTACTGACTGTGGTCGCTCGGTTAGAATGAGCTTCATGGCAAGATCTGTTGCAACACATACACGGAGCACAAATTTCTGCGGAGCAGCCATATCTTGATGTGTTGACGtactgtaacaaaaaaaaaaaaacaaaacagtaaatgGTTAGTTTGAGTGTGATTAAGAATCATCTT
Coding sequences:
- the LOC115569926 gene encoding uncharacterized protein LOC115569926; the encoded protein is MAAPQKFVLRVCVATDLAMKLILTERPQSVEELKNVMQEKFKPRLDCDFTLQYEDPDFDGQLSVLMDIQELPEKGTLKVVRSESDVSSTGSSDTDILPHVPLRQRQKNWPDCFHVPTFSYEVEHVCAQGNAAFESSGKTLKLTRAQKHNILENMAEAMYNFKPYPHDKKVGMAAEALIAAHPCLREHGSKNGWYGWKVALKFKMGNFRTKLARSGCAEVSINAGKRSRTNPDNDHPHYNIKRARRAEVNYLPNFPMGENEATLEEMRVQIIQETEKTERDQILIEKLMHTTFALRRQHIVQGSPRVWEFLEKWPALRMQSQKSSRTGKGAEALREMLTIYDLEEEHDINMRCTLALRALPVYLREDDTEFYKTCNGEDDMETTDTKLALLSVVPDSTGSIIFSPENISIVIEDEVVMSELPRLADAFVVLLGLIYALHLDYPKKLTHTFTFIQKVLMCLDDNKPMKPCLLSLKNDLLKE